The Rhodamnia argentea isolate NSW1041297 chromosome 7, ASM2092103v1, whole genome shotgun sequence genome contains the following window.
CGGCTATTTTCggcaattgaattaaaattatCCGATACTTTCATTTTACGGCAAATTGATAAGATTAGGATCGGATGTGATCTCCTCCTCTCCTTCACCAAGCTGGACTAATGAAAGCATGtccattcgacccaaaaaaaaaaggtatgtcCGAACTTGGTGCAATAATTAAGGTTTCCGCCATTATTGAAGGCGGGAATTTCCTACAAGGAATTATGTCCGACTGTGATCCGGAAAGACAAGCGGAGATAAGGCTGCGTGGCCCTCAGTGGGAACACGATCAGCACACACTTATATTCCGTGGTTGACTTTGGTTGGACatcaattttctctctctctctctatatagaGATCGCCTGCCTGTCTTTACTTCCATTGGCGGCCTCCTCTGTTTCTCCATACGGTCTTCTCGTCAAGTAGTTGGCTCCGAAGATGGGCATGGCGTTCAAGATCTTCACGAGGCTGGCGGTGTGTTATCTGTGCTTCTCTTGGTTCCTCTTGACTGCCACCGCCGTTCCCGCCACCCGTAAGCGAGCCGGTCTTTCGTGCTCGATGCGTCCTCTTTGAGATGTCTCTTCTCGTGCCTTGTTTTCCGAATCATAGGTAccgattttcattttcctgttTGATAGGAAGCTTGAGGTCGAGCAACGAAATCAAATCGCTCCCGGAACAGGAATCGCCTTCTCTGGTGAGtcgccatctctctccctctcctatACTTCGTAAATGACTTCCGATGGAGCTTTGGCGTGCATCTGATCATCATTTCTGGAGATCGGTCTTCTGTCTGGGCTATGTATCCGTTGACGGGCCATGTCCTGAGCTGTTCGTATCAATCCTAGACGACATCCTCTCTCTCCAATAGAAGCGCGACTGACCATAGATTTGCAGGTTTATCACGTTTCGGGGGGAGGAGGTTAGGGTTACGTAGTGGTCTTACAAAGTGCTGTCTACAGAAGTGATCATGGGTTCTTTGTTACGTATTGTTCTCTCGTTACAAAAACCTTAAAAAAGGCTTCTGATGACGACGATGATGGTGCACAGGATGGCGTGGAGTTGATGGAACGAGGAGGGACTTACGAAGTGGAGGGaaggatggagatggagatcaACGACTATCCAGGAGCAGGCCCTAATCCTCGTCACGAACCACCCCCATTGCCTGCAACTAAAACCCCTTGACAGTTGACACCATAATGGAACTTGTCTACCATTTGCTTGCTCCTGGAGAACGATAAGTGATGTCTTTTCGTCAATGTAAAGAGATGACTGGATGAATTTACAggaaaaggcttaggactggagggttcttttttctttgggtttGTGCCTGTACGATCCGCAATATTCACTGGAGATAAAGATTATGTTCGTGTTTACTGTCTAATACAATCACGGTTAATCACTATTAACCACATAGGACAAAGATTTCTCTCGAACCGGCTTCCGTAACCGTCCCTCGCGTCGGCAAAACACACCGACAACGAGATTAGTCCTGATCGTGGTTACCCAGATAAACAAGAGGCACGTTAAATTAGTTACGTCGTGGAGTCATTTCGGCTCAAGCAATCGTATGAAACGTCGGGATTTAATTAGGCATGACATGATGCAGTGATTTCTTCCGGCATCAGAGAAGGTAAGAGATCGATGATAGTGATGTTTCGAATGATGGATCGGGATCGAGAGAACGGGGTCATGACATTCGGATCGATATTCCGAACTCCATGAATACAAAGCAGCTGTATTTCTTGAGTtggaattttccattttcagcTTGCACcttattgattttgaaattaatGAAGCTAATAAATTAAACTTcgtttgttttgagaaaaataaataattaataaaatgtttttctaaaagtggccacttaataaaaatatttcggAGAGTCAACCTAAATAAACACTAATATAATCAATAGTCAACACAAAAATACAGGCTTAGTGGGCTCATTTAAAGGTCAATAATTGATGTGcatattaatttatttagttttttttttttttgcagatttgaaattaactattaaaaagataaaaatatataatttgggGGAAAAGGAAAGGTCATGACATT
Protein-coding sequences here:
- the LOC115737849 gene encoding uncharacterized protein LOC115737849 isoform X2; the protein is MGMAFKIFTRLAVCYLCFSWFLLTATAVPATRSLRSSNEIKSLPEQESPSLDGVELMERGGTYEVEGRMEMEINDYPGAGPNPRHEPPPLPATKTP
- the LOC115737849 gene encoding uncharacterized protein LOC115737849 isoform X1, which gives rise to MGMAFKIFTRLAVCYLCFSWFLLTATAVPATRKRAGSLRSSNEIKSLPEQESPSLDGVELMERGGTYEVEGRMEMEINDYPGAGPNPRHEPPPLPATKTP